In a genomic window of Chryseobacterium sp. G0162:
- a CDS encoding DUF4290 domain-containing protein, whose product MEYNTQKTQLHMPEYGRIIQQLVERCKELPTKEERNEMAMAIIDFMGQRNPQLRDEENYKHKLWDHLFILANHDLDVESPYPFPTPEQLAEKPKRMEYPKLQGDFKFYGKSILQLIEKAIELETGDEKEALIEVIANNMKKSYNVYNKEHVTDDVIFRHLKELSENRLDLTGIDSLEKSKIYYTSNNNNRNNNNNNNRNSNNKNNNNQPNKRRHNNNHKNRK is encoded by the coding sequence ATGGAATACAATACCCAAAAAACTCAGCTTCATATGCCGGAATACGGCAGAATTATACAACAGTTGGTTGAGCGCTGCAAAGAACTTCCTACCAAAGAGGAAAGGAACGAAATGGCTATGGCAATCATCGATTTTATGGGTCAGAGAAACCCACAACTTCGCGACGAGGAAAATTATAAACATAAACTTTGGGACCATCTTTTTATTCTTGCTAATCATGATCTGGACGTAGAATCTCCTTATCCGTTCCCTACCCCGGAACAATTGGCAGAAAAACCTAAAAGAATGGAATATCCAAAACTTCAAGGTGACTTTAAGTTTTATGGAAAAAGTATTCTTCAATTGATAGAAAAAGCAATAGAACTGGAAACAGGTGATGAAAAAGAAGCCCTTATCGAGGTTATTGCCAACAATATGAAGAAATCCTATAATGTTTACAATAAAGAACACGTAACGGATGATGTTATCTTCAGACACCTGAAAGAATTGTCTGAAAACAGGTTGGATCTTACAGGAATTGACTCTCTTGAAAAAAGTAAGATTTACTACACCAGCAATAACAACAACCGAAATAATAACAATAACAACAATAGGAACAGTAACAATAAGAATAATAACAACCAACCTAATAAAAGAAGGCATAATAACAATCATAAAAACAGAAAATAA
- a CDS encoding alpha-amylase — protein MKKTHFILSLLALALVGSCQNNDELSTKSVKKEEVHDKIVNVTHHDGRPFSTGTGSGSAQAKFVAGPGGSVLMQGFYWDVPDGGNWWNTVKDKLTAWSNAGVGAVWLPPASKAQNGAYSMGYDPTDYYDFGNFNQNGSTETRFGSRTELEALITKAHAENMQVYADIVINHNSGGQSEANPFTGTNTWTNFSGVASGKFQRNYNDFYKNAYGNNDEGSFGGFPDLCHANPHVQDWLWGRDDSVAKYYKNVMKFDGWRFDYVKGFGPWVVNTWNSKVGGFSVGELWDSNVNTLEWWANNANSSVFDFAAYYKMDEAFDNGNLNVLNDDMMWKRNPYKAVTFVANHDTDIIYNKMPAYAYILTHEGYPTIFYRDYEEWLNKERLNNLIWIHNNKATGTTSILYTDNDEYIARRNGYNGNPGLVVYINTSSSWQERWIDTNWSNQQIKDFTGNSSWYPTTQGDKRVKIQCPPNSYSVWSLNL, from the coding sequence ATGAAAAAAACACATTTTATTCTTTCCCTACTGGCTTTAGCGCTTGTTGGCTCCTGCCAGAATAACGATGAATTAAGTACAAAATCCGTGAAGAAGGAAGAGGTACATGATAAAATAGTAAATGTAACCCATCATGACGGAAGACCATTCAGTACGGGAACTGGATCTGGATCAGCGCAGGCAAAGTTTGTGGCAGGTCCTGGTGGCAGCGTTCTCATGCAGGGATTCTATTGGGATGTTCCCGATGGAGGAAATTGGTGGAATACTGTTAAAGATAAATTAACGGCATGGTCCAATGCCGGAGTTGGCGCTGTGTGGCTTCCTCCGGCTTCAAAAGCCCAAAACGGAGCCTATTCCATGGGATATGACCCTACAGATTATTATGATTTCGGAAACTTTAATCAGAACGGAAGTACAGAAACCCGGTTTGGATCAAGAACCGAACTGGAAGCATTGATTACAAAGGCCCATGCAGAAAATATGCAGGTCTATGCTGATATTGTTATCAATCACAACAGTGGCGGTCAGTCTGAAGCTAATCCATTTACCGGAACTAATACCTGGACTAATTTCTCAGGAGTTGCTTCCGGAAAATTTCAAAGAAACTACAATGACTTTTATAAAAATGCTTATGGAAATAATGATGAAGGTTCCTTTGGTGGATTCCCGGATTTGTGCCATGCCAATCCACATGTACAGGATTGGTTATGGGGAAGAGATGATTCTGTCGCAAAATATTATAAAAATGTAATGAAGTTTGATGGCTGGAGATTCGATTATGTGAAAGGATTCGGACCTTGGGTTGTGAATACCTGGAACTCTAAAGTGGGAGGCTTCTCTGTTGGTGAATTATGGGACTCTAATGTGAATACCTTAGAATGGTGGGCTAATAATGCCAACAGTTCCGTATTTGATTTCGCTGCTTATTATAAAATGGATGAAGCTTTCGATAACGGAAATCTGAATGTACTTAATGATGATATGATGTGGAAAAGAAACCCGTACAAAGCGGTGACCTTCGTTGCCAATCATGATACGGATATCATTTATAATAAAATGCCTGCTTATGCTTACATTCTAACCCATGAAGGATATCCTACTATTTTTTACAGAGACTATGAAGAATGGCTGAATAAAGAAAGGCTGAACAACCTGATCTGGATTCACAACAATAAAGCTACAGGAACCACTTCTATTTTATATACAGATAATGATGAATATATCGCAAGACGTAACGGTTACAATGGGAATCCGGGACTTGTGGTTTATATTAACACCTCATCAAGCTGGCAGGAAAGATGGATCGATACGAATTGGAGTAATCAGCAGATTAAGGATTTTACCGGAAATTCAAGCTGGTATCCTACAACACAAGGAGATAAACGGGTGAAAATTCAGTGCCCTCCGAATAGCTATTCTGTGTGGTCGCTTAATTTATAA
- a CDS encoding response regulator transcription factor has protein sequence MPHILLVEDDDRLSKLITKGLQEAEFEVSTAYDGSTGLKLALQKNYDLVVTDIVLPKKSGLEFCNEIKALKPNLPVIMLTALGTTDDKLEGFDAGADDYMTKPFEMRELVARINVLLKRFSQQRQQKVFVLKYEGIEMNLEQKTVSRDHVPIKLTPKEFNLLKFMMENSEKVLSRSEIAEKVWETHFDTGTNFIDVYINYIRKKIDKDFENKLIHTKAGMGFILKKGYEEHQQ, from the coding sequence ATGCCTCATATTTTATTAGTAGAAGACGATGACAGACTTTCCAAGCTTATCACAAAAGGACTTCAGGAAGCTGAATTTGAAGTAAGTACAGCATATGATGGATCAACAGGACTAAAACTGGCATTGCAGAAAAATTATGACCTTGTAGTCACTGATATTGTTTTGCCTAAAAAAAGTGGTCTGGAGTTTTGTAATGAAATAAAAGCTCTGAAACCTAATCTTCCGGTCATAATGCTTACAGCTTTGGGCACTACGGACGACAAATTGGAAGGATTTGATGCCGGTGCCGACGATTATATGACCAAACCTTTTGAAATGCGTGAGTTGGTGGCGAGAATTAATGTCCTTCTAAAGCGTTTTTCACAACAGAGACAGCAAAAAGTTTTTGTCCTTAAATATGAAGGGATTGAAATGAATCTGGAACAGAAAACGGTAAGCAGAGATCATGTTCCTATCAAACTGACCCCTAAAGAATTCAACCTTCTCAAATTTATGATGGAAAACTCAGAGAAAGTACTTTCCAGAAGTGAAATTGCAGAAAAAGTATGGGAAACCCATTTTGATACCGGCACTAATTTTATTGATGTGTACATCAACTATATCCGTAAAAAAATTGATAAAGATTTTGAGAATAAGCTGATCCATACCAAAGCAGGAATGGGTTTTATTCTTAAAAAAGGGTATGAAGAACATCAACAATAA
- a CDS encoding YiiX/YebB-like N1pC/P60 family cysteine hydrolase gives MSRIAGILCLLVLFLTQCTTQQNTIQLQNGDLLFVTAKETGLSGAINNVTQKQKIASFDHIGILEKEGKKLFVLHAAPKGGSQKQTLKDFVKDQKRDQQNVVVYRLKPEYQKSIPVAIEKAHSMLGKPYNFNYILDEDSYYCSDFVERAFRNDHIFKLEPMTFIDPKTGKTNAFWEGFYTKKNLKVPEGEPGCNPNGLAGSEKIERVGDL, from the coding sequence ATGAGTAGAATTGCGGGCATTTTATGTTTATTAGTGTTGTTTTTGACTCAATGTACTACCCAGCAAAATACTATCCAGCTTCAAAACGGAGATTTACTTTTTGTTACAGCTAAAGAAACAGGACTTTCCGGAGCCATTAATAATGTTACCCAAAAGCAGAAAATAGCTTCTTTCGATCACATCGGTATTCTTGAAAAAGAAGGAAAGAAGTTATTTGTTTTGCATGCTGCTCCAAAAGGGGGGTCCCAAAAGCAAACTCTCAAGGATTTTGTTAAAGATCAAAAAAGGGATCAGCAGAATGTTGTAGTCTATCGTCTGAAACCCGAATATCAGAAATCAATTCCTGTTGCTATTGAAAAGGCTCATTCTATGTTGGGAAAGCCTTATAATTTCAACTATATTTTGGATGAAGATTCTTATTACTGTTCAGATTTTGTAGAAAGAGCTTTTCGGAATGATCACATTTTTAAATTAGAACCTATGACATTTATTGATCCTAAGACAGGAAAAACAAATGCATTCTGGGAAGGATTCTATACTAAGAAGAACCTTAAAGTTCCTGAAGGAGAGCCTGGTTGTAATCCGAACGGATTGGCCGGATCTGAAAAAATAGAAAGAGTAGGAGACCTTTAA
- a CDS encoding NIL domain-containing protein has product MITPNPSLQVFQNKLNLPKKELLLEIELNGKMKFEHLMNTIYNQMGICHRVLSANVEYVNGYSFGSVQLYINVNSEDYQKLEVYLNKNKLLNTTVEYLCRKYF; this is encoded by the coding sequence ATGATTACACCTAACCCAAGCCTGCAGGTTTTTCAAAATAAACTGAACCTGCCTAAAAAAGAATTATTATTGGAAATAGAATTGAATGGCAAAATGAAATTTGAGCATTTAATGAATACCATCTATAATCAAATGGGGATATGTCATAGAGTGTTATCAGCGAATGTGGAGTATGTGAACGGATATAGTTTTGGTTCGGTACAGTTGTATATTAATGTCAATTCAGAAGACTATCAAAAACTGGAAGTCTATCTGAATAAAAATAAACTTTTGAATACAACGGTAGAATATCTCTGCCGAAAGTATTTTTAA
- the murA gene encoding UDP-N-acetylglucosamine 1-carboxyvinyltransferase, producing the protein MSGTFQIRGGKRLQGEITPQGAKNEALQILCAVLLTDEEVRIKNIPDIHDVNRLIEILGDFGVKVTKNGHGDYTFQADKVNFDYIKSNEFKKDGAKLRGSIMLMGPMLARYGEAYMPTPGGDKIGRRRLDTHFQGLVELGAEFHYDEEEYFYSLKAKELTGKFILLEEASVTGTANIVMAAALAKGKTRIYNAACEPYLQQLCKMLNRMGANISGIGSNLLTIEGVDYLRGTEHTMLPDMVEIGSWIGLAAMTKSEITIKNVNWNQLGVIPNTFRKLGIELEQSGDDIYIPAQEHYKIQKFIDGSILTISDAPWPGFTPDLLSIILVVATQAKGSILVHQKMFESRLFFVDKLIDMGAQIILCDPHRATVIGLNQEAPLRGTTMVSPDIRAGNALLIAALSAEGKSIIHNIEQIDRGYENIDGRLKALGADIERI; encoded by the coding sequence ATGAGTGGAACATTTCAAATAAGAGGAGGGAAAAGACTGCAGGGTGAAATAACTCCACAAGGAGCCAAAAATGAGGCTCTACAAATTTTATGTGCAGTGCTGTTGACTGATGAGGAAGTAAGGATTAAAAATATTCCGGATATCCACGATGTAAACAGATTGATTGAAATTCTTGGAGACTTCGGTGTAAAGGTTACTAAAAATGGTCATGGAGACTACACTTTCCAGGCTGATAAGGTAAACTTCGACTATATAAAATCCAATGAATTTAAAAAAGACGGAGCCAAACTTCGTGGATCAATTATGTTGATGGGTCCTATGTTGGCACGTTATGGAGAAGCTTATATGCCAACTCCCGGAGGTGACAAAATCGGAAGAAGAAGACTGGATACCCATTTCCAGGGATTGGTTGAACTTGGTGCTGAATTCCATTACGACGAAGAAGAATATTTCTATTCTTTAAAAGCGAAAGAACTTACAGGAAAATTCATCTTATTAGAAGAAGCTTCTGTGACCGGAACAGCTAATATTGTAATGGCTGCCGCTTTAGCAAAAGGCAAAACAAGAATTTATAACGCTGCCTGCGAACCTTATCTTCAGCAATTATGTAAAATGCTGAACAGAATGGGAGCTAATATTTCAGGAATCGGATCTAACCTTCTTACCATTGAAGGAGTAGATTATTTAAGAGGTACGGAACATACCATGCTTCCTGATATGGTGGAAATCGGATCATGGATTGGTCTTGCTGCCATGACGAAATCTGAAATCACCATCAAAAATGTAAACTGGAACCAATTAGGAGTTATTCCTAACACCTTCAGAAAACTGGGAATTGAGCTTGAGCAAAGTGGTGATGATATTTATATTCCTGCTCAGGAACATTATAAAATTCAGAAATTTATTGACGGATCTATTCTTACCATTTCTGATGCTCCATGGCCTGGATTCACCCCGGATTTATTATCCATCATCTTAGTTGTAGCTACACAGGCAAAAGGAAGTATCCTGGTTCACCAGAAAATGTTTGAATCCAGATTATTCTTCGTAGATAAATTAATTGATATGGGAGCTCAGATCATATTATGTGATCCACACAGAGCGACCGTAATCGGATTAAACCAGGAAGCTCCGTTAAGAGGAACAACAATGGTTTCCCCGGATATCAGAGCCGGAAATGCCCTTCTTATCGCTGCTCTTTCTGCAGAAGGAAAATCTATTATCCACAACATCGAGCAAATCGACAGAGGATATGAAAACATCGATGGAAGACTAAAAGCACTTGGTGCCGATATCGAAAGAATCTAA
- a CDS encoding ATP-binding protein codes for MKIRTRLTLLFTFVTAMLMIFYGIAVYYSSSEAREVSFYAQLRNEAVAKANLFFQSTLSEKEMHRVYKNNTKTINEVQVAIYDPEFNLVYHDDSKVDFVKEDPKMLSSILKKKDISFFIDDLQAIGTIYSHNGKEYLVTAAGYDQYGYKSINHLLTISIIAFISILILIYLAGIFLSKKALNPLSEMVHQIKNITAGKLQLRLKATGEKDELNELAENFNGMLERLENSFDAQKHFVSNISHELRTPLSAIITELEFSSEKEQTQEEYQQTIQYALDDARNMVKLSNSLMDLAKASYDPNEISFSEVRLDEILLESYSKIIKENTEYKVSLNIDNAIEEHQLVVQGNEYLLQVAFNNLIDNACKYSPFHTCLIDVKVNTENLLIRFINTGITISQEDLLHIFEPFYRSEASKQEKGHGIGLFLTEKIIHLHHATLKVTSENNETVFTVIFDIETA; via the coding sequence ATGAAAATAAGAACCCGGCTTACCCTACTTTTTACCTTTGTCACGGCTATGTTGATGATATTTTACGGTATTGCAGTATACTATTCTTCGAGTGAAGCCAGGGAAGTTTCATTTTATGCCCAACTCAGAAACGAAGCGGTAGCAAAAGCCAATCTTTTTTTTCAAAGTACATTAAGTGAAAAGGAAATGCACCGTGTTTACAAGAATAACACAAAAACAATTAATGAAGTTCAGGTAGCCATCTATGATCCTGAGTTCAATCTGGTCTATCATGATGATTCAAAGGTAGATTTTGTTAAGGAAGATCCGAAAATGCTTTCCAGTATTCTAAAAAAGAAAGACATCAGTTTTTTCATTGATGATCTGCAGGCTATAGGAACCATCTATTCTCACAATGGAAAGGAATATTTGGTAACCGCTGCGGGGTACGATCAATATGGTTATAAATCAATCAATCATCTTCTAACCATCAGTATTATTGCCTTCATTAGTATCTTAATATTAATTTATTTAGCCGGAATATTTCTTTCAAAAAAAGCATTGAACCCGCTAAGTGAAATGGTTCATCAAATAAAGAATATCACTGCCGGGAAATTACAACTGCGCTTAAAAGCCACGGGTGAGAAAGATGAGCTTAATGAACTGGCTGAAAATTTCAACGGAATGCTTGAGCGCCTGGAAAATTCGTTTGATGCTCAAAAACATTTTGTATCCAATATTTCACACGAACTGCGTACCCCACTATCTGCTATTATTACAGAACTGGAATTCTCTTCTGAAAAGGAACAGACCCAGGAAGAATATCAACAGACTATTCAATACGCTTTGGATGACGCCCGTAATATGGTAAAGTTATCCAATAGCCTGATGGATCTTGCCAAAGCCAGCTATGATCCTAATGAAATCAGTTTTTCAGAAGTACGATTGGATGAAATTTTATTAGAATCTTATTCGAAAATAATAAAGGAAAATACAGAATATAAAGTTTCATTGAATATTGATAACGCTATAGAAGAACATCAGCTTGTTGTGCAGGGAAATGAATATTTGTTACAGGTTGCTTTTAATAACCTCATCGATAATGCCTGCAAATATTCGCCGTTCCATACCTGTCTGATTGATGTAAAAGTAAATACCGAAAACCTTCTGATCCGCTTTATCAATACAGGAATTACCATTTCACAGGAAGACTTACTCCATATTTTTGAACCTTTTTACAGAAGTGAAGCCTCCAAGCAGGAAAAGGGACATGGAATTGGGCTTTTTCTGACTGAGAAAATTATTCATCTTCATCACGCAACCCTCAAAGTAACATCTGAGAATAATGAGACTGTTTTCACAGTGATATTTGATATTGAAACAGCTTAA
- a CDS encoding thiol-disulfide oxidoreductase DCC family protein: MENWENKHIVFFDGDCGVCNFWVQWILERDTKDQFMFASLQSEFGQQFLSERGLESKVFNTLYLWKPKQYYFIKSRAVLQIANILGGIYKLSAIGKIMPAFLSDKAYDVISRNRMKLANQKCFLPDQHQKKKFIQV, encoded by the coding sequence GTGGAAAACTGGGAAAACAAACATATTGTATTTTTTGACGGAGATTGTGGCGTCTGCAATTTCTGGGTGCAATGGATTCTGGAAAGAGATACCAAAGACCAATTTATGTTTGCTTCACTTCAATCCGAATTCGGACAGCAGTTCTTATCAGAAAGAGGTTTAGAATCAAAAGTTTTCAACACTTTATACCTTTGGAAGCCCAAACAGTATTATTTCATAAAATCCAGAGCGGTCCTCCAAATTGCCAATATCTTAGGCGGAATTTATAAACTTTCAGCTATTGGTAAAATAATGCCAGCCTTTCTGAGTGACAAGGCTTATGATGTTATTTCTAGAAACAGAATGAAACTGGCTAATCAGAAATGTTTTCTTCCGGATCAGCATCAGAAGAAAAAGTTTATTCAGGTATAA
- a CDS encoding heme-binding domain-containing protein gives MKKVLIILLVAFIIIQFFPIDKTNPRPTPGMDFLKIKNTPEKVAKIIRTSCYDCHSNETKYPWYADISPVSWYVKNHINEGRKHLNFSTFAVYEPQRQLRKLEECMEMVEKKEMPLESYYIGHQDAKLTDEQRADLVKYFKQAKEDTERRIMFNK, from the coding sequence ATGAAAAAAGTACTCATTATTCTCCTTGTAGCCTTTATTATCATTCAGTTTTTTCCTATCGATAAAACCAATCCACGCCCTACACCCGGCATGGACTTTTTGAAAATAAAAAATACTCCTGAAAAAGTAGCCAAGATCATCAGGACATCCTGCTATGACTGTCATTCCAATGAAACTAAATATCCGTGGTATGCTGATATTTCACCCGTCTCATGGTATGTAAAAAATCATATTAATGAAGGCAGAAAGCATCTTAATTTTTCTACCTTTGCAGTATATGAACCTCAAAGACAGCTTCGTAAGCTTGAAGAGTGTATGGAAATGGTGGAGAAAAAAGAAATGCCGCTTGAATCCTATTATATCGGACATCAGGATGCCAAGCTAACCGATGAACAGCGTGCAGATCTTGTGAAGTATTTCAAACAAGCCAAAGAAGACACAGAAAGAAGGATCATGTTTAATAAATAA
- the katG gene encoding catalase/peroxidase HPI — MEKDLNDISKCPFHNGTMKKNVAGEGTQNKDWWPDQLRVDLLRQHSSLSNPMDQDFDYAEAFKSLDLEAVKRDLHALMTDSQDWWPADFGHYGPLFIRMAWHSAGTYRVGDGRGGAGAGQQRFAPLNSWPDNVSLDKARRLLWPIKQKYGRNISWADLLILTGNIALESMGFKTFGFAGGRPDVWEPDADVYWGSEKTWLGGDLRYAHGSEGVVEGHSAVLPTDDKADGDIHSRNLENPLAAVQMGLIYVNPEGPDGNPDPIAAAKDIRDTFGRMAMDDEETVALIAGGHTFGKTHGAGPADHVGKEPEAAGIEQQGLGWSSSYKSGSGRDAISSGLEVTWTETPTQWSNYFFKNLFENEWELTKSPAGAHQWVAKDGAEIIPDAFDSNKKHRPTMLTTDLSLRLDPVYEKISRHFYENPDAFADAFARAWFKLTHRDMGPRARYLGPDVPQEELIWQDPIPEVDHELVNDADVEALKAKILSSGLTISELVSTAWASASTFRGSDKRGGANGSRVRLEPQRNWAVNNPAQLQKVLGVLEGIQNEFNAQNGGKKISLADLIVLAGSAAVEAAAKNAGHEVKVPFAPGRMDASQAQTDIESMGYLEPAADGFRNYLKTKFTVSTESLLIDKAQLLTLTAPELTVLVGGMRALDTNFDGSKNGVFTSRPGVLTNDFFVNLLDMGTQWKAMSEDKEIYMGTDRKTGQPKWTATRADLVFGSNSELRAISEVYGSADAQGKFINDFVSAWTKVMNLDRFDLA; from the coding sequence ATGGAAAAAGATTTGAATGACATCAGTAAATGCCCGTTTCACAACGGAACAATGAAGAAGAATGTAGCAGGTGAAGGTACCCAAAACAAAGATTGGTGGCCGGATCAGTTAAGAGTAGATCTTTTGCGCCAGCATTCATCACTGTCTAATCCTATGGATCAGGACTTTGATTATGCAGAAGCATTTAAAAGCCTTGACCTTGAAGCAGTGAAAAGAGATCTTCACGCGTTAATGACGGATTCACAAGATTGGTGGCCGGCAGATTTTGGTCATTACGGACCATTATTTATCCGTATGGCCTGGCACAGTGCCGGAACCTATCGTGTGGGCGATGGTAGAGGTGGAGCAGGAGCAGGACAACAGCGTTTTGCCCCATTGAACAGCTGGCCGGATAACGTAAGCCTTGATAAGGCAAGAAGATTATTATGGCCTATTAAACAGAAATACGGAAGAAATATATCATGGGCAGACCTTTTAATTCTTACAGGAAATATAGCCCTTGAATCTATGGGATTCAAAACTTTTGGATTTGCAGGAGGACGTCCAGATGTATGGGAACCGGATGCAGATGTATATTGGGGATCTGAGAAAACATGGTTAGGTGGAGATTTACGATATGCTCACGGTTCTGAAGGGGTCGTTGAAGGACATTCTGCGGTTCTTCCTACCGATGATAAAGCAGATGGAGACATTCACTCAAGAAACCTTGAAAATCCGTTGGCAGCGGTGCAGATGGGACTAATTTATGTAAATCCTGAAGGACCGGATGGAAACCCTGATCCGATTGCAGCAGCTAAAGACATCAGAGATACTTTCGGACGTATGGCGATGGATGATGAGGAGACTGTAGCTTTAATTGCAGGTGGACATACTTTTGGGAAAACCCACGGTGCTGGTCCGGCAGATCATGTTGGCAAAGAACCGGAAGCCGCCGGAATTGAACAGCAGGGATTAGGATGGTCAAGTAGCTATAAGTCCGGAAGTGGAAGAGATGCTATTTCCAGTGGTTTAGAAGTAACATGGACAGAAACTCCGACTCAATGGAGCAATTATTTCTTTAAAAATTTATTTGAAAATGAATGGGAACTGACGAAAAGTCCTGCCGGAGCTCACCAATGGGTAGCAAAAGACGGTGCGGAAATCATTCCTGACGCATTTGATTCTAATAAAAAGCATAGACCCACTATGTTGACAACCGATCTTTCATTAAGATTAGATCCGGTGTACGAAAAAATTTCAAGACATTTTTATGAAAATCCAGATGCGTTTGCAGATGCTTTTGCAAGAGCTTGGTTTAAATTAACCCACAGAGATATGGGACCTCGTGCCCGTTATCTGGGACCGGATGTTCCTCAGGAAGAACTAATCTGGCAGGATCCTATTCCGGAAGTAGATCATGAATTGGTTAATGATGCCGATGTTGAAGCACTTAAAGCGAAAATTTTGAGCTCTGGATTGACTATTTCTGAACTGGTTTCAACAGCTTGGGCTTCTGCTTCCACTTTCAGAGGAAGTGATAAGAGAGGAGGAGCTAATGGTTCAAGAGTAAGATTAGAGCCTCAAAGAAACTGGGCAGTCAATAATCCAGCTCAATTACAGAAAGTTTTAGGAGTATTGGAAGGGATTCAAAATGAATTTAATGCTCAAAATGGAGGTAAGAAAATATCTTTAGCAGATTTAATTGTTTTAGCAGGAAGTGCAGCTGTAGAAGCTGCTGCAAAAAATGCTGGTCATGAGGTGAAAGTCCCTTTTGCACCAGGAAGAATGGATGCTTCTCAAGCACAAACTGATATAGAATCTATGGGATATCTGGAACCTGCCGCTGATGGATTCCGTAATTATCTGAAAACGAAATTCACTGTTTCTACAGAATCCTTATTAATTGATAAAGCACAGTTATTAACTCTTACTGCTCCGGAATTAACTGTTTTGGTAGGAGGAATGCGTGCTTTGGATACTAATTTTGATGGTTCAAAAAATGGGGTATTCACCAGCCGTCCAGGGGTTCTTACTAATGATTTCTTTGTTAACCTTTTGGATATGGGAACCCAATGGAAGGCCATGTCAGAAGATAAAGAAATATACATGGGAACAGACCGAAAAACAGGTCAGCCAAAATGGACAGCTACCCGTGCAGATCTTGTTTTCGGATCGAACTCTGAGCTAAGAGCAATTTCAGAAGTATATGGAAGTGCTGATGCACAAGGTAAATTTATCAATGATTTTGTATCTGCCTGGACGAAGGTGATGAATCTGGATAGATTTGACTTAGCTTAA